Proteins from a genomic interval of Lolium perenne isolate Kyuss_39 chromosome 1, Kyuss_2.0, whole genome shotgun sequence:
- the LOC139831204 gene encoding uncharacterized protein — translation MAASSAARGIRSTDHTGQIVGMEDQENALAEKVKAGVYENGAERDMKLKMFNMGEDLKELLKRVRQQMFKREAGNEEGNKENDPLAGIDMMDADQLGSKLKALLNNKRYI, via the exons ATGGCAGCATCGTCGGCCGCGCGAGGGATACGCTCTACCGACCACACTGGTCAGATTGTGGGCATGGAGGACCAGGAAAATGCCCTTGCAGAGAAGGTGAAGGCAGGGGTGTATGAAAATGGAGCAGAGCGTGACATGAAGCTCAAG ATGTTCAACATGGGGGAGGATCTAAAGGAACTGTTGAAGCGTGTGCGGCAGCAGATGTTCAAGAGGGAAGCAGGTAATGAGGAAGGTAACAAGGAAAATGATCCATTGGCCGGCATCGACATGATGGATGCGGACCAACTCGGCTCCAAGCTCAAAGCCCTTCTCAACAACAAGAGGTACATATAA
- the LOC139835972 gene encoding disease resistance protein PIK6-NP-like, giving the protein MQPLNPEYSRKLSPSRAFGTMDAPPHEQIEVTMDNILKKCAGLPLVIVSIASLLSSYKYPERKDMLETICKSIGSQMQSNPTLEGMGQILTLSYNHLPYHLKACMMYLSLFPEDYEINKNRLLYRWVAEGLVEDKRGFTLLEVAKSYFDELVSRSMIIPASSWGYAGRIEVCRVHDMMLEVMVSKSLEANFVSLVGGQYEGMFYDRVRRLSIQGIEHERRHSMERMDMQHVRSLSMFELNGQHLFDRLREFTLLRVLDLEGCQGLESKHVVVICQMYLLKFLSLKGTDISVMPNKVGELEHLQVLDVRETNLNELPKTVITLEKVERMDLSHGNKWMIWWTLPKGISKMKALREVERAEIDNVDVAREFGELGQLRRIFLFVNDNLHVDKLKIGDPKILEEVALSLSKLYSLRSLGIGRLGTCVGKLDFLDRLSSPPRLLRYLFIDGEITKLPHWVSTLSHLTFFGGIWLNLSGDHIFGILCKLPSLQSIKLWRACISDHTLVLRSTHRLPVLRTLSLCSTYCSSPQVIQFERGCMDKLEELSVTFYEGSGRRIVGIGHLKNLKEVQLTGKRHNDSLILAQEKLRSESNRRPKANQFKVIVRYE; this is encoded by the coding sequence ATGCAGCCACTCAATCCAGAATACTCTAGGAAGTTGTCCCCTAGTAGAGCATTTGGCACCATGGATGCTCCTCCTCATGAACAGATTGAAGTTACAATGGACAATATTCTGAAGAAGTGTGCTGGGCTACCTTTGGTCATTGTTAGCATAGCCAGCCTCTTGTCTAGCTATAAATATCCAGAGAGGAAAGATATGTTGGAAACCATTTGCAAATCAATTGGTTCGCAGATGCAGAGCAACCCTACCCTCGAGGGGATGGGGCAAATACTCACACTCAGTTACAACCACCTGCCTTATCACCTCAAGGCTTGCATGATGTATCTTAGCCTTTTCCCAGAGGACTATGAAATCAACAAAAATAGGCTCTTGTACAGATGGGTCGCTGAAGGATTGGTTGAGGATAAGCGGGGATTCACTTTGTTGGAGGTTGCAAAATCCTACTTTGATGAGCTGGTGAGTAGGAGCATGATTATTCCAGCATCCTCTTGGGGGTACGCTGGAAGGATTGAGGTGTGTCGGGTGCATGACATGATGCTTGAGGTCATGGTGTCCAAATCTCTGGAGGCTAACTTCGTTAGCCTGGTAGGTGGGCAATATGAAGGGATGTTTTATGACCGAGTCCGTCGCCTTTCCATCCAAGGCATAGAACATGAGAGGAGGCATAGCATGGAGAGGATGGACATGCAACATGTCCGATCGCTGAGCATGTTTGAGCTCAATGGGCAGCATTTATTTGATCGGTTGAGGGAGTTCACCCTGCTGAGGGTACTTGATCTTGAAGGCTGCCAAGGCCTTGAAAGCAAGCATGTGGTGGTTATTTGCCAGATGTACCTCCTAAAGTTTCTAAGCTTAAAGGGTACCGATATCAGTGTGATGCCTAATAAAGTCGGTGAGCTAGAGCACTTGCAAGTTCTTGATGTGCGTGAGACAAACCTTAACGAGCTGCCAAAAACAGTGATAACGCTAGAGAAAGTTGAGCGCATGGATTTGTCCCACGGGAATAAATGGATGATTTGGTGGACGCTTCCCAAGGGGATCTCTAAAATGAAGGCATTGCGCGAGGTGGAGCGTGCAGAGATAGATAATGTTGATGTTGCTCGAGAGTTTGGTGAACTAGGACAACTGCGTCGCATATTCTTGTTTGTTAACGACAACTTGCATGTTGACAAGCTTAAGATAGGCGATCCGAAGATTCTCGAAGAGGTTGCCCTCTCCCTGAGCAAGTTATATTCCCTTCGGTCTCTCGGCATTGGCCGCTTAGGGACCTGCGTCGGCAAACTGGATTTTCTCGATAGACTGTCCTCGCCGCCACGGCTCCTTCGTTACCTTTTCATCGATGGAGAAATCACAAAATTGCCACACTGGGTGAGCACACTATCACATCTTACCTTCTTTGGAGGTATTTGGTTAAACTTAAGCGGTGACCACATATTCGGCATCCTCTGTAAGCTGCCCAGTCTACAGAGCATCAAGCTGTGGCGGGCTTGCATCAGTGATCATACACTTGTTCTACGTAGTACCCACCGGTTGCCAGTGTTGAGGACGCTTTCTTTGTGCTCAACCTATTGCTCCTCCCCTCAAGTGATCCAGTTCGAGAGAGGATGCATGGATAAGCTCGAGGAGCTTTCGGTGACATTTTATGAGGGTTCGGGGAGGAGAATTGTTGGCATCGGGCACTTGAAAAACCTTAAAGAGGTGCAGCTTACTGGTAAGAGACACAACGATTCACTGATCCTTGCACAGGAGAAGCTCAGGTCCGAGAGTAACAGACGCCCCAAGGCCAATCAGTTTAAGGTTATTGTGAGATACGAGTAA